GAATAACCAGCTTTTCGCGGTAGGTGCCGTTTTTGATATAGATGGTAGCCCGCACCTGCATGAAGTCGCGCACGGCCATCACCGCCTCCTGAATGCTACGGTAGTCGCCCGAGCCGTCCGGCGCTACGGTCAGGCGCACGGGTTGCGAAAAGGAAGGTGCCGCGGCTTTGGCCGGAGTCGCCGGGGTATCTTGGGCTAGGGCGGCCGCTACACTCAACAGCAGGCAGCTTGTTAGTAGCAGAAACCGCAACGGCTGCAGGCGGTGTAGGGCAGGAGACGAAGGCTTCGGCACAGGCTATACAGTTTAGGATGACGCCGGCAGCGGGCTGCGGTCGTTGCGGTTTCTATATTTTGCCTCCAGTAGCTTCCTGGGGGGGCAAAATTATGGCCGCTTCGGGAAAACCTTAGCCAGGAACGCGACAGTATGCTCCAAGGTTAAGTCAAACCAAGGGTTGAACAGGGGAAACGTGTGCGGCGCCTTGGGAAAAACGTGCGTCTCGTGGTAGATACCGAAGGCATCCAGTTTTTTGATCATGTCGTCGCGGCCCGCGTGCATACGGTCGACGGAACTGTTTAAGAACAGGATGGGTGGCGTCTGGGCCGTGACGTGGTTCAGGGCGCCGGCTTGGTGCCACAGGGCGGGCTGGTCTGTTTTGGATGCGCCAAACCAGCGTGTAGCGGCGGAAAGCCCTCGGCTGTCATCGCCCTCCCCCGACTCAGGATGGATAAAGGCCAACGTACCATCCACATCAATGATGGCCTGCACGTGACTGGAACGGCTCGTCTGGCAGGCCGAACCCTCCAGCTGCGCGTCACCGTTAGTCGTGCCCAGTAAAGCGGACATTTGTCCTCCTGCCGAAAATCCCCAGACGGCAATTCGAGTAGTGTCGATGGGGTAGGTGCCCGCCTGAGTCCGCAGCCAGCGCACGGCGGCCTTTAGGTCGGTCACGGCGGCCGGGTACCGGGCTTCCGGCGACAAGCGGTACTCCACTGTGACCGTCACGTAGCCCTTGGCGGCGAGCTGCTGAGCCATCGGCGCGTGGTGAGAGCGGTCGCCGGAACTCCAACCGCCACCGTGGATAAGCAACACGGCCGGGTAACCTCGGGAGCGCTTTGCCTTCGGATAAAAGATATCGAGCTGCAATGGCCGCCCGCCCACGGTACAGTAGGTTAAGTTTCGCTGCGCTTGAATGGTGGAGGGAAACGCGGGTTGGGCCAGAGTAATGGTTGGATTGTCCTTGCGGGCTTTTCGCAGGGCGCTAGCCACCGTAAAAGAAGTATCGCGCGTAAGCGGCTGTTGGGCGGCTAGTGGCTGCACACCCATGACCAGCAGTACGATGGCTACGACTAACCGAGGAAGTAATCTGAAATGGCGAAATAAAGTCATCAGCGCACGGGTAGATGGCAGATCCAGGGCCAAGATAAGCTGCGAGGCAAAAAGATGGGCTCACCCTCATGGATCCAACACCCAAGCCCATGCTTGGTCAGAGTAGCACCAGAACCCGCTGCGTGCTACGTGCCGCGAATGGCCTTTAAAGTTGAATACGCCGCATAGTATGTACAGCAGTACACGTGTGAATACCTACCAGAACCGGTTTGTGCATACCACCTGCGCTTTTTTCTTCAGCCTCAACCCTACGATCACCTCGTGGCTGCCGCCGTGGTAGCCATTAAGCTCCGAGAGACCCGCATCGTAGGAATAGCCTACGGTGAGCTGCTCATAGCTGAGGCCCACCATCCCCACGAACGAGTCAAAGGCGCGCCACGATACGCCAGCCCACAGCAGATCTTGGTACTTAAGCTTGGCGTTGATGTCGAGCGAGAGCGGAGCGGGGTTGACGGCCTTAAGCATCAATGAAGGTACCAGTGACCAATCTTTGTTGAGCGGCACCCGTACGCCGCCAGTAGCGAAGTAGTGACGCTTCAAGGTGTTGCCGGGCGCTCCTTCGCCCAACTGGTTTGGTCCGTAGGAGAAGTCGAGCTTATTGCCCAGCAGCTGCGAACCCGCCACCCCAACGTAAAAATTGGAGCTGTACACCCACAATCCCACCGAACCATCCAGCACCCGCGAGGCAGCACTGGGCGTAGCGGTTGTGGGGTCAAAAAAGCGCAGCTTCTGCCCATCAACGGCAAATTGCTGCATGCCCACCGACGCACCCAATGCCGCCCGCAGGTCAGGTCTTAAAACTAGGTTATAAGCGTAGGAAGCGTAGGCACCCGTACGGCTTGTGGGCCCAGTCTCGTCCCTATACACAAAGCCCCCAGCGCGTGAAACGGCCGGCGCCGGTCGCGGATGGTGCGCTTGGTGGTAGTGCGCCATTTGCCCAGTGAGGAATTAATGCTGGCGTAGTAAGTCTTAGGCGCACCCTCCAGGCCCGTCCATTGGGTGCGGTAGCTGAACTTAACGTCGATGTAATCTTCCACACCAGTTGCGCCAGGGTTCAGAATGTAGTTATTATTCATGTATTGGCTGTACTGCGCCTGCTGCTGGGCCAAAGCCGGCAGGGTTGCCAGCAGCAGCAGCGGGGGCAGCAGTAGAGTTAGAGCTCTTTTCATAACAGGTATTGCCTTAGCGTCTATCTAGGAGAAAAGTAGTCCTGCGTCGGTAAGAGCCGCAGGACATTTTGGTTAGTACAGAATCGTAATTGATCCGCTGTAGGACTTGCCCAGCGGGCCTTTCGTGACGACGACGTAGTAGTAGGTGCCAACCGGAGCGGGCTGCCCATTGATGTCGCCCTTCCACTCATTGGCCCGGCTGTAGTTTTCGGCCGAGAAGATCCGGTTGCCCCAGCGGTTGAATATGCTCACCGTATTGTCTGGGAATTGCTCGATGAACTCAATCTGCCAGGTGTCGTCGCGGCCGTCGCCGTTCGGCGTAAAGGCATTGGGAATGCGGATGGGCGGGCGCACCGTCACCGTCACCTGGTCGCTGTCGGCGCAGCCGCCTTCCCCCGCCGAGATAGTGTAAGTAGTTGTAACAGTGGGCGAGGCGACGGGCCGTAACGGATCATTTTCTCTAAAAGTCAGCCCCGCCTGCGGCGTCCACGTCACGGGATAGGTACCATCGGCGCGGCCTTCCAATACTACGGAGGTGCCTGCCAGAATTTCCTTGTCGGGCCCGGCATCCACATCCACTGGGGGCTAAGTTGCACAGCTATGCCATTCGATATGGCCGTAACGGGCTGCCCGCATGCTGTGTTTGTGCGCAGGCGCAACGTCACGGTCTGGCCTGCACGCAGCGTCGTGCTGGTGAAGGTTGGACCCGTAGCCCCTGCTACGTCGCTGCCATTTACCTGCCACTGGTAGTCAGGGTTCGGGCCAGCCTCTGTCACACTCGCCAGATTGAAGGTAAGCGGTGCGCCTAGGCAAACCGGCCCGCCCGGCTGCACGGTAATGGCGAGCGTGGGCAGCGGCGTAGGCGTGCGCGTTACCGTGACTGTAGCCACAGCAGGAGCCGAACTGCACAGCCCCGCCGTGGGCGCCACTTCAACGCGTACTTGGTCGCCGGAAACCAACGTGCTACTGGTAAAGGTAGGTCCACTGGCCACGGCCACGTTGTTGACGAACCAAGCGAAAGTAGGTGCGGCCCCCGCATTAGTAACCACGGCCGTGAAGGTGAGGGGAATACCGGGGCACTGCACGGGTGGGGCGGCCAGACTTACGGTAGGAGTTACGACGGGCTGCACCTGTATCGTGACTACGTTGGAAGTCGCCGTAGAGCAGGTACCGGTGCCCGATGTAACTCGGCGGCGGAAGAAAGTGGTAGCCGTAAGTGCGCCAGGCGCGAAAGTTGGGTTGGTGGCGCCACCTATAGCTGTCCAGGTTGCGTTATCTGTCGACGATTCCCACTGGTAAGCAAACGTGCCTGTGCCACCACCAGCCGCGCTAGAACTGCTGAGCGGGGCCGGTGTAGCGCCTGCGCAAATAGTCTGGTCAGCAGCGATGCTGCCCGCGCTCAGCACTGGCAGCACCGTCAGGACAACGGAAGGCGAGTACGCTGATCCGCAAGTTCCTGACGTTACGCGCCGGCGGTAATAAGTGGTAGAAGCAAGCGGCCCAGGTGAATAGCCAGCACCAGTAGCCCCGACGATAAGCACCCAATCCGCGTTGTTCCCCGATGATTCCCATTGGTACTCGAACGTGCCCGTGCCACCACCAGGACCCGCCGTGCTGGTGAGAGAAGCGGGAGTAGCGCCCGGACAAAGCGTCTGATCAGTGCCAATCGTGCCGGCCGTTAGGGCGGGCAAAACGGTGATGGTAACTACATTCGAAAATACAGGAGCGCAGGCAGGGCTGGCATTAGCTTGGCGCCGGAAATAGGTCGTGGCGCTAAGTTGGCCCGGTGCATACGTGGGGCCAGTAGCTCCGCCCAAGGGTGTCCATGTCGAGTTATCCGTGGAGGTCTCCCACTGGTAGGCAATGTTCCCCGCCCCACCGGCCTCGCCGGTGCTGATAAGCGGAGCCGGGGTGGCGCCTGCGCAGAGGGTTTGGCTGGCGGCAATGCTGCCAGCCGTTAGGTTGGGCAGCACGATTATGGCTACAGAAGGCGAATACTGCGGGGCACAGGGCCCTGAGTTTACGCGCCGCCGGAAGTAGGTATCAGAAGCGAGTGGGCCCGGTGCATAGGCGGCACTGGTGGCCCCGACGATGGGCGCCCAATCGGCATTATTTCCTGAAGATTCCCACTGATACGCATACGTACCGTTACCGCCCGTAGGGGGCGCCGTACTGGTCAGCGGCGCTACGGGGCTGCCCGCACATACCCTTTGGTCGGCGCCAATAGTGCCGGCCGTCAGCGCTGGCGTCACGGTGATGGTAATGACATTGGACAAGGCAGGTGCACAAGCAGTACCGGAGCCCGCTTGGCGCCGGAAATAGGTCGTGGCACTAAGCTGACCAGGTGCATACGTGGGGCCAGTGGCTCCACCATTGGCCGCCCAGGTTATATTATCCGTTGATGATTCCCACTGATAAGCAATTTGGCCTGTGCCGCCCGTGCCTGGGGTTTCGCTGGTGAGAGGGGCTGGTGTAGAGCCCGCGCAGAGGGTTTGATCGGCCGCGATGCGACCGGCCGTGAGGGCCGGCACAACCGTCAGCGTTACCACGTTGGAAGGCGGCGTGGAGCAAGCGCCGGAGCGCACTTGGCGCCGATAATAGGTGGTGGCTGTGATGGCCCCCGGCGCAAAAGTTTCGGCTGTGGCGCCCGGAATTGCCCCCCAGGTGATGTTATCAGCTGATGATTCCCACTGATAGGTAAACGTACCTGTGCCACCCGTGGCCGGGGCGGTGCTCGTCAGGGGCGCTGCGCTGCTGCCGGCACACACTGCTTGGTCGGCGCCAATAGTGCCAGCCGTCACGGCTGGGGTTACGGTAATAGCTACAGATGCGGTAAAGGAAGGGGTACAGTAAGGGCCTGATCCGCTAGGCAACAGTAGTTGCGCACGCCGCCGGAAATAGGTAATGCCGGGCGTCAGCGAAACTGGCGGCTGGAAGGTAGCGCCAGTAGCTCCGTTGACAGCCGTGAAAGTGGTGTTATCCGTGGACGACTCCCATTGGTAAACCAGCGGCAGGCCGGCGTCGCCCGAAGCATTGACCGTGCTGGTCAGAGGAGCCGGTGCCGTTCCAGCGCATACCGTCTGGGTGGTGCCAATACTCCCAGGCTGGGGCAGGGCCGGCACCCGGATAATACCCCGAGTTTCGCGGCAAAAGCAGTCATTGGTAATGCGCAGTGTCACCGTGTAGTCGCCGGGCGTAGCGTAGGTGTGAACGGGATCTTTTAGAGTAGAAGTGGTGCCATCACCGAAGGTCCACGCATACACCAGATCGGGGGTTTGAACGGCGAAGCTGGCCTGAAAAGATATTTCGCGACAAGCCGTGATTTGCGCGCCAATGCCGACTCGCAGCAAAGAGCTTTGGTTGAAATTGGGCAGACCCAATCCACTACGCCGACCGCCCAGCGCCAGGCTGTCATCGGCGTAAGCTGCTTTCGCCCCCAGCGAGTCGGGGTAGGTGATAAACCCAACGGCGGGCCCATTTTCGCGGGCCACGTAAATCTTGTCGTCGGGGGCGGCCTGCATGGAGCCCAGATTGACAGCGGGCGATTGGTTGAGCGGAATGATCTGCTTGCTGGCTGGTATGTTAGTGGCACTCAAATCGAATTGCAGCAGCTGGGGTGGGCTTTGCACTGTGGCGTAGAGGTAGTTGCGACTGGGCGAAAACTCGACCCCGTAGTAACGGCCCGCGTTACTGTCAATAATTTGGGGGTTACTTACTACACCTGTTTCGGCATCGAAGTCAAACAGTTCAACGGTACCGCTGCTATCGGTGGCTTCGCTGAATCGCGCCACGGCCAGCTGCTCGCCGTCGGGCGACACTTTCATCTGGCCGCGGTAACCCTGGGCTGCTACACTCGGCGCATGCAAAGCTCCAACGGTCGAAATGATGGGGGGGAGTTGCACACCAGCCGGTGTCACGCGGTACGCCAGAAAAGAGTCACCGCGGTTCTCAGTGCCGTTGGTTGCCGCACCCCAGCCGTGCACGATTATCCAGACGTCACAGCCGTTCTTGTGCAGTACGCCCGTCATCTTTTCGGCCGTGCCGCGGGTGAGGAGCGTATTTTTAGTAGCTGCGACTACCTCGCCCTGCCCACCTACGGGAATCACGATTTCTGAGTAGCTCAGGCCCTTGGGGCCGCCTTGGGCATCTTGCGTAAATAGAAAGTAGCGCGTTGGGGCACCGGGAGGAACTATACCGGGTCGCTTGATAGCCAAGGGGCCGTCGGTGGTGAGGCGATTGCCTCCCATGCCCGTGCCGTTGAGCATGATGTTGTGGTCGCGGCTCCACACGGTGTCGCCGTTGGTATAGAAGAGCAGGCTACCATTTCTGTCCGACATCACACCGGAGCCGGCGGGCGCTACCATCCGCCCATCGGTCAGCACCGCGGGCGGAATAGTATCTCTGGCTTCGTTGAAGTCTAGCCCTGCCCGGTAGCCGAAATACCAGTTATTGATGAACTTCTCATCTTCGCTGCACTCGGGGGCGCCGTTTGTGCGAGGGCAGTGTTAGCTACACCACTCAACAACAGCAGCAAGGTTAGTAGCCAGCTTATTAAGTACCGGCTGTTGGATATAGCTGGCTGGACAGGCTTAGGAATATGCAAGCGGGAAATACGAGTAGTAGATAAAGCAGGATGCGATAGCTCTGCGGGCATAGTGGGGTAGGTAAGTGGGCGGACAGACAAGCGGGTTCTCCGAACGAAAAGCACCTCTTGCTGCCTTGAAGGGACGGAGCTTGATGGCCAGTTACTGCTAAAAAGCGTTGCCAGCCAGTTCCACTAAAGTTACGCACTGCCAGCCAAGATTCTGCAACGCGATGTCCGAATAGTGATGAATGCGACCCTTGTTTGCCTATTTTCGGACAGTTTAGTTACGCCAACCGCATGAATGCCTGCCTAAACTCGCTGTTTTGACTTGATACCACCTACTAATCGCTACACCTTGTGCCGGCTTTACTTCGTTCGCGCCGCCTAGGCGAGCCATTTTTTTGGGTGCTGCGCTAGTGGGAAACTTCAGCTGAAGTTAGCGTTGTGGAGCTAGGCAAAAATTTCAATTATACATTTTACCCAGAACAGACGCGCTTTATGAGAGCGTCAGTTCTGGGTATTCATTTTACAATCTTTACTTCCTCGACGTTATCATCAGTCTTTAGATCGATCAGCAGCAGGTATGGGTCGATGCCGGCCCGCGCAGGCTGGCTAGGCACCGTTACGGTAATCGTTTGCTCACCGGAACGGATGCGGTGCTTTTGCCGATAGATAGGTTGTCCATATTCCTCCTTACCACGTGGAGCAATAACTCCAATCTCTACCCAGTCATTCAGGGGCATCTCGTGCTCAGCGCCGACGCTATCAACCACCAGCTTGCGCGCCCGCACATCAAGCGTTACCTGCCAGGTGCCAGCAGCAGTCCGTTTGGCTGTGGCTTGCCGGGTTTCCAAGTCCCAATAGGTGTTAGTCTCGAACAGGTCGCGGAGCAGGTAGTGGAGCGAATCCGGTGTGGCCGCCCTGAGTTCACGATACAGATCGAGGGTGGTCGTTAGAGTAGAGGTGGCGGAGTCGGGTTTTGCAAGCACCCGGCGGAGCGCCCCGTTTACCTGCTCCTGACCGATGTACTGACTAAGCGCATACAGCGCAAGAGGGCCTTTGCGGTAGCCCAAAAATGCATTATTGGCCCGCAGCAAAGGTGCCATGGCGCGGGAGCGAGGCACTTCGTAGGACTGACGCAGGAAACTAAGGTAGCGGCGCAAATGCCCGTACCCGTATGCTTTTTCCAACACCTGCATACCGGAATATACCGCTAGGCCTTCGGCCAGCACCGGAGCGCCCTCAACGGAGGCATATCCGGCCCCAAACTGATGCGCCACCTCATGGGCCAGCACGTAGTAGGGCAAGTCGAAGCCCCGGGGCCCATCATCTGGCTTCATCAGGGCGAATTGCTCCCCGTAATCAATGGTGCTAGCTTCGGCATTCAGCTCCCCCTCATTGCCGGCTCGCTCCACCACCGTGAGGTGGCCGTAGGGATAGGTGCCAAACTGAGTGCTATAATGGTCCAGGGAGGCGAGTACGCTACGAACCATACGTTCTACATTGGCAGCGTGCGGCGGGTAGTAATAGAAACTGATTGACACTACTTTTCCGGAGTCAACCGAAGGGCTCTGCCAATGCGCTTTCCGCACCGCATAACCAGCGGAGAAGAAGGCAGCCTGGTTCTGGATAGGAGCATCCGTCTTGTAGTGGAAATAGCGTCGCCCGCCGGCCGTCCAGGTTCGGTGTAGTGCCCCCGGCGCTACAGCGGTTTGATTTAAAGCCGTGCCCACCACTGCCTCAAATGCCCCCCAGGCGCCGCGGTGTGATTTTTGGCGTGCCTTAGCGTCGTACAGCGACGGGATTTCGGGGCGTGAGGGGAGGTTGTATTTTTTGCGGATGCTGGCCTCCCTATGCTCGCGAAGGGGCTGATAGCCGATGCTGGGCAGCACGTCCTGACTCATGAAGTAGGTGCCATTGGCTTCCACCAAAGCATGCACGCCGTTATTGCGGAATCCCCTCGGCTGGACCTGTACCCGGAAGCTTAGCTGTAGCGAGTCGCCGGGGCGGAGGGGGGTGGCCAAGCGGTAGATCCGGTGGCCCAACTTCTCGTCTGCCAGTACTTGCGCCGCCGGGCGGCTGAAGGATACATCGGCTGTTTCTACGCCCAGGGCAGTTGCCAGGTGAATGGAGTCGATGGTCTTGGCGGTGTAGTTCATCAGCTGGTAACTGCCCCGAATCGAAACTGCCTGCCGTGCGGGATAAAGCTCCACATGCAGCTTGGTGCTGGTTGGCTGCGGCTGCGGGACGTGCACATACCGTCCGTAGCGCCGCTCGTACTCGGCTAGGCGCTCCGCTAGGTCAGGGGCGGTAGTGTACTCGTTGAGTCCGTTCGTGTTGTAGAAAATAAAACCACCCAGCGTGAGCACCAGCCCTACCGCCACCGCGGCCATCACGGCGGTAGGAAACGTAACGCGGCGACGCGCCCGCTGAAGTCGCTGCCTGAGGCTGCTTTCCCTGCCGCGCGTCCAAACCAGCCGGGCTACCACCGCCAGGAGCAGCGCCCAGGCAGTCCAGTAACCCTTAAACCAGAACCACGGGCCAAGGGACGCCCTAAAGCCGCGTATATCGGTGTACGCCCAGTCGGGAGCCGCACCAAAAACCAGCAGGTGATGGTGGATGCCCAACTTGGAGGCGAAGCCAATGAACCCCAAAGTGAGGAGCAGCGCCAAATGACCCACGTATTTCTGGTTTACCAGCACGTGCACCACCAAGGCCAGCAGGGCAAAGAGCAAATACTCGATTAGCTGCAGCCCAAAGAGGGTTTTAAGGTACAGCCCGACCTCGAAGTTCTGATATCCCAGAATTATTTGCAGCAGCATTCCTCCCAGCAGCAGGAGCGCCATCCAGGTGACGAGCAGCAGCCCAAGTCCCAAAAATTTGCCCCCCAGGAGAACCCATTCGGGCACCGGGGCCGTGTCGGTTATCTCACTCAAGCCCGCTTCCCGTTCGCGCCAGACTAACTCCCCAGCGAAGTACACAATCAGCAGCGGAATAATTATCCAGGGCGTTTTCACATCACCCACGGCATTGGTTAGGAAATAAACTACCTGCTGGGTGGTGGGGAATAGTGGAATAGTATTCTGCTGCATAAACTCGGACCCGAGCAGCG
The window above is part of the Hymenobacter radiodurans genome. Proteins encoded here:
- a CDS encoding PKD domain-containing protein, which codes for MLTDGRMVAPAGSGVMSDRNGSLLFYTNGDTVWSRDHNIMLNGTGMGGNRLTTDGPLAIKRPGIVPPGAPTRYFLFTQDAQGGPKGLSYSEIVIPVGGQGEVVAATKNTLLTRGTAEKMTGVLHKNGCDVWIIVHGWGAATNGTENRGDSFLAYRVTPAGVQLPPIISTVGALHAPSVAAQGYRGQMKVSPDGEQLAVARFSEATDSSGTVELFDFDAETGVVSNPQIIDSNAGRYYGVEFSPSRNYLYATVQSPPQLLQFDLSATNIPASKQIIPLNQSPAVNLGSMQAAPDDKIYVARENGPAVGFITYPDSLGAKAAYADDSLALGGRRSGLGLPNFNQSSLLRVGIGAQITACREISFQASFAVQTPDLVYAWTFGDGTTSTLKDPVHTYATPGDYTVTLRITNDCFCRETRGIIRVPALPQPGSIGTTQTVCAGTAPAPLTSTVNASGDAGLPLVYQWESSTDNTTFTAVNGATGATFQPPVSLTPGITYFRRRAQLLLPSGSGPYCTPSFTASVAITVTPAVTAGTIGADQAVCAGSSAAPLTSTAPATGGTGTFTYQWESSADNITWGAIPGATAETFAPGAITATTYYRRQVRSGACSTPPSNVVTLTVVPALTAGRIAADQTLCAGSTPAPLTSETPGTGGTGQIAYQWESSTDNITWAANGGATGPTYAPGQLSATTYFRRQAGSGTACAPALSNVITITVTPALTAGTIGADQRVCAGSPVAPLTSTAPPTGGNGTYAYQWESSGNNADWAPIVGATSAAYAPGPLASDTYFRRRVNSGPCAPQYSPSVAIIVLPNLTAGSIAASQTLCAGATPAPLISTGEAGGAGNIAYQWETSTDNSTWTPLGGATGPTYAPGQLSATTYFRRQANASPACAPVFSNVVTITVLPALTAGTIGTDQTLCPGATPASLTSTAGPGGGTGTFEYQWESSGNNADWVLIVGATGAGYSPGPLASTTYYRRRVTSGTCGSAYSPSVVLTVLPVLSAGSIAADQTICAGATPAPLSSSSAAGGGTGTFAYQWESSTDNATWTAIGGATNPTFAPGALTATTFFRRRVTSGTGTCSTATSNVVTIQVQPVVTPTVSLAAPPVQCPGIPLTFTAVVTNAGAAPTFAWFVNNVAVASGPTFTSSTLVSGDQVRVEVAPTAGLCSSAPAVATVTVTRTPTPLPTLAITVQPGGPVCLGAPLTFNLASVTEAGPNPDYQWQVNGSDVAGATGPTFTSTTLRAGQTVTLRLRTNTACGQPVTAISNGIAVQLSPQWMWMPGPTRKFWQAPP
- a CDS encoding ABC transporter permease/M1 family aminopeptidase is translated as MYTVPVSKANYLGGRFLAAFTLNTLLLLAVPAGLLLGFYSPGSRAQLLGPFRPEAYLSAFGLLALPVALVGTTVQFGLAVLRGRAIASYVGSVLLFFASHFILMIVAKLVGWWDLVKLLDLVGFGGVVGSELETWTEAEKNTRLIALQGLFLWNRLLWLGFAGGFFAFVYHRFQLTSPAIRRGWSWRRQPKRRATAPTLTTGESRPIMVPPVARPFGWATYAYQTLAVAWSSYGKMARSWGGLPLVAAIALGSALLGSEFMQQNTIPLFPTTQQVVYFLTNAVGDVKTPWIIIPLLIVYFAGELVWREREAGLSEITDTAPVPEWVLLGGKFLGLGLLLVTWMALLLLGGMLLQIILGYQNFEVGLYLKTLFGLQLIEYLLFALLALVVHVLVNQKYVGHLALLLTLGFIGFASKLGIHHHLLVFGAAPDWAYTDIRGFRASLGPWFWFKGYWTAWALLLAVVARLVWTRGRESSLRQRLQRARRRVTFPTAVMAAVAVGLVLTLGGFIFYNTNGLNEYTTAPDLAERLAEYERRYGRYVHVPQPQPTSTKLHVELYPARQAVSIRGSYQLMNYTAKTIDSIHLATALGVETADVSFSRPAAQVLADEKLGHRIYRLATPLRPGDSLQLSFRVQVQPRGFRNNGVHALVEANGTYFMSQDVLPSIGYQPLREHREASIRKKYNLPSRPEIPSLYDAKARQKSHRGAWGAFEAVVGTALNQTAVAPGALHRTWTAGGRRYFHYKTDAPIQNQAAFFSAGYAVRKAHWQSPSVDSGKVVSISFYYYPPHAANVERMVRSVLASLDHYSTQFGTYPYGHLTVVERAGNEGELNAEASTIDYGEQFALMKPDDGPRGFDLPYYVLAHEVAHQFGAGYASVEGAPVLAEGLAVYSGMQVLEKAYGYGHLRRYLSFLRQSYEVPRSRAMAPLLRANNAFLGYRKGPLALYALSQYIGQEQVNGALRRVLAKPDSATSTLTTTLDLYRELRAATPDSLHYLLRDLFETNTYWDLETRQATAKRTAAGTWQVTLDVRARKLVVDSVGAEHEMPLNDWVEIGVIAPRGKEEYGQPIYRQKHRIRSGEQTITVTVPSQPARAGIDPYLLLIDLKTDDNVEEVKIVK
- a CDS encoding alpha/beta hydrolase, producing MTLFRHFRLLPRLVVAIVLLVMGVQPLAAQQPLTRDTSFTVASALRKARKDNPTITLAQPAFPSTIQAQRNLTYCTVGGRPLQLDIFYPKAKRSRGYPAVLLIHGGGWSSGDRSHHAPMAQQLAAKGYVTVTVEYRLSPEARYPAAVTDLKAAVRWLRTQAGTYPIDTTRIAVWGFSAGGQMSALLGTTNGDAQLEGSACQTSRSSHVQAIIDVDGTLAFIHPESGEGDDSRGLSAATRWFGASKTDQPALWHQAGALNHVTAQTPPILFLNSSVDRMHAGRDDMIKKLDAFGIYHETHVFPKAPHTFPLFNPWFDLTLEHTVAFLAKVFPKRP
- a CDS encoding gliding motility-associated C-terminal domain-containing protein, with protein sequence MDAGPDKEILAGTSVVLEGRADGTYPVTWTPQAGLTFRENDPLRPVASPTVTTTYTISAGEGGCADSDQVTVTVRPPIRIPNAFTPNGDGRDDTWQIEFIEQFPDNTVSIFNRWGNRIFSAENYSRANEWKGDINGQPAPVGTYYYVVVTKGPLGKSYSGSITILY